A portion of the Edaphobacter lichenicola genome contains these proteins:
- a CDS encoding immunoglobulin domain-containing protein — translation MPLSQRFTINLAAGVPEYVGDAASGSNAPQSQWWFENTKNSATYSDPTFVESSDSAWRQVGLPYDANIPNSFINQDSGGGQGSEPGNNNWYRLHFKVDPKYAGQKFLLNLEGAHTGVQVFINGKLQTGISAVAADAQATHVLGFVPVVLDLTANLVTDGVTENVIAIDVSRGDTWFETPNFSNTFRFGQNMAGLFRNVFLYVTNPIHIPLNVYSNTQNWGTYVGTVSEVAGAEGVTATAVSAVVEVQTNVVNESSTTQQVTLTTQIVDASGNVVVTAPPVTQSVSPMTPATLPAPSPCPPTPPKPVFDQLITVPNPTLWYPNNSIYGKPYMYKVYHIVSVNGVVVDSFQSPLGIRTITWDANFPYFNGHPMYLWGGASRYDYPALGSSVPDEQWWRDMQQIAAQGGNVWRPGHSPSSEEMVEAADAYGIMIDQPSGDGENHWAASSNPSADDLQLKQEVHRDMIIRDRSHPSILDWEEDNGGMNQSLADELACIETSWDSINPRVQADRTYSPSYAFMGECDGAGCETGVKNTNPNNPSFGAEYWDNMGTGRGTQTGTGANTVYAYDYELAFAAPYLKDWSQGKAANAFGMAQWYFADTPGEDSLWAEFQNQPSINWQHLVRSLGYSSVDQNRFPRMLYYIYQANWIPYQIQPVVRLAHHWNRSYEYTPGTPIQENAFSNCPKVRLLINGVAKDPVTGAVLQDQVPNPWTINSSADLSQSTTVMPGQVHWMVNWAPGTITAECLDTNDNVVPSSQSPSAAHTITTAGSENKIVLSVVPEVVRPDGTSFQWTSNGSDAAFVMAQVQDANGNLVPTAVDNVTFTVTGPAEYMGGTQQLVADPSWTNDYQDDFSKLHSNDIGGLPYGFFHSPGDPELNFEGGLQKIALRSTFTPGTVTVTATAQGLVSGSAQLTSVAPPAPPQSQPPAIIVPPVDTAVTAGQPATFTVAASGSGTLSYQWAVAGSEVTGATSPTLTIPATTIAQNGESVTVTITSNFGQVTSTPVTLTVDAPASVAIITQPASQTAVVGQSATFTVAATGSPQLNYQWFENGGQVQTGPQPSYTTPILKAVGTASIYVTVSNPVNQLQSATATLTINAPTPVSITTPPANQIVGVNQPVQFTTVVAGSAPYTYQWQFTPKGGSAIILASNTTSSNTISLPSFPMSAANVGSYTVTVNNAAAAPVTSAAAQLTLAPPGVNLALDKVATASSSQNACTDQTTTPPFSGAGCLGAENAVDGNQTTRWGSKTAGAPPTPPVVGVDPSWLQVDLGSVQAFNTVIINWENAYAAEYQIQYTNADPATNPTWNVAITNNNGAGGTETLNFNTVQARYIRLFATQRSGNFGYSVYEFQVYNVPQCGGPTERYTINSSNPELTLVMDNLSGLSWTNTIHTDTTPGSQFTGVSAAAYCSSIHMRIPTEAEALGISGNNDASCAFPGVWSTWTSSVDPNDATETAVVNFDGSTTFNVTDNFPGATLCTVATGSVASGPQAPVIETEPQSTTVAVGESATFTVFAAGTPTPSYQWLRNGNVIAGATGATYTTPPTVATDNGASFSVSATNGSGTVTSNAAVLTVTNNATGGGGACTSIPTAPTGLTATATSSSSIGLNWMAVTAPTNCSVGSYNVYGSTTAGFTPSAANLLAAGVTGTSYSNTGLTASTTYYYVVEAVDGDGASTASNQSSAMTGSGAAPTTPNFTINVSSASLPVTAGSSGTETITLAPQNGFTPTAAVNFTCSGLPSDATCSFSPTTITSTGDMVSTLTVNTTMASSTASYKSSPLLPGSVLAVALYFFRRRKRRDLQLLLLAVCVASMTLLTGCGVQPPPPQMATSMITVTASAGSLTHTTTFSLVVETPNLPPTSAKLQNNLSPLLPGSMLAVALCFFSRKRRYRVQLMLVMCVFGMALLSGCSAGTNASPATGGSQSAAPIPPAITVPPASITVTAGQTATFSVTATGTAPLTYQWQSNGSPIAGATAATYTTPALTTKNNGTSFAVVVTNAAGSMTSAPATLTVTAGGSTGCGAAPSIPGSPVAAATSGSQIGLSWSASSAGSSCTVTYNVYRSTTSGFTPASGNLVASGQTGTSFIDNGLTASTTYFYAVVAVDAVGSSAASTQVSATTLSASSPPTPCTTVPGQPTGLAANAASVSSISLSWTADTAPASCSITYNVYASTASGFVPSQTNLVASGITSNLYTNTGLAASTTYFYVIEAVDGAGNSAPSAQVQDTTTAAALSEIIAIHSGGPAVSNTNGGDASFVADEFYDTGGTSASGTAVSVAGVINAAPEAVYQTERNGAFSYTIPGLQPGATYTVLLHFAETYFMAAGGRVFSVAINGTTVLPNLDIFQEAGGQNIALVEPFTATANPQGQIVIKYTRGSADQPKSSGVEVRGVPSSCTLPPAAAPAGLTAQATSPSIINLSWQTVTPPPNCPVTYNLYGSTTSAFTPSASNLIASGLTDLSYSNTGLAASSTYYYVVEAVDTDGASVPSSQVSATTNPANSCISVPTVAPSGFAATGASSSAIGLSWAAITPPANCTNITYNVYGSTTSGFVPSLSNEIAVALANPVFFNTSLPASSTYYYVVQAVDEDGVSSQFSPQVSATTLAPPTQLTATATSPNEIDLTFPASTAPAPVTYTIYRSTTANFKPSGTTQVGTTKSNFYNDAVVTAATTYYYIVQANSPNGTATVGGPVSATSLALGNATPFWDASNLPPTAAGAVLVLKFLNRTNGQYPDDQVFWSATINGVVVTNSIAAQPILQLPSGASGRIPIYLGTPSQSANSYSDFLEYTIGLAGNSTNTYFINMDTTRVDNFGIKNAFQLTCGDGTNIAIGENAGAFAESRASTFQRYLNAVPANFQTLAQVQAPYRIVSPGDGGFDTGGPYVTYYNDWITQLYAVNGLTITPTGIPNGDGLGAYPGISAAIYRHVGGVAGTFNPDGSLANQGLWGNPDQFYQTEPFSYYGKFLHQIAINGQQYTFPYDDNGGYSSDVSCNSPKTLLIAIGW, via the coding sequence GTGCCGCTGTCGCAGCGGTTTACGATTAATCTCGCGGCTGGGGTGCCGGAGTATGTTGGGGATGCGGCTTCGGGCTCGAATGCTCCGCAGAGTCAGTGGTGGTTTGAGAACACGAAGAACTCGGCGACATATTCGGATCCGACGTTTGTGGAGAGCTCGGATTCGGCTTGGCGGCAGGTTGGGTTGCCCTATGACGCAAACATACCGAATTCGTTCATCAATCAAGACTCGGGCGGTGGCCAGGGTTCTGAACCGGGGAACAATAATTGGTACCGTCTACACTTCAAGGTCGACCCTAAGTATGCAGGGCAGAAGTTTCTGCTGAATCTGGAAGGTGCGCATACAGGAGTCCAGGTTTTTATCAACGGGAAGTTGCAGACCGGTATCAGCGCGGTGGCCGCTGACGCCCAGGCGACGCACGTGCTCGGTTTTGTTCCTGTGGTACTTGATCTCACGGCCAATCTTGTTACCGACGGCGTCACGGAGAATGTGATTGCCATCGATGTCTCGCGAGGGGATACATGGTTCGAGACGCCTAACTTCTCCAACACCTTCCGCTTCGGCCAGAATATGGCGGGCTTGTTTCGAAATGTGTTTCTGTATGTAACCAACCCCATCCATATTCCGTTGAATGTGTATTCGAACACGCAGAACTGGGGCACCTATGTGGGCACGGTGTCTGAGGTGGCGGGTGCGGAGGGTGTAACGGCGACGGCAGTTTCGGCGGTTGTCGAGGTGCAGACGAACGTTGTCAATGAGTCGTCAACGACACAGCAGGTTACGTTGACCACGCAAATTGTGGATGCGAGCGGAAATGTGGTGGTGACTGCGCCACCCGTCACACAATCGGTTTCACCGATGACGCCGGCCACGCTTCCGGCGCCATCACCGTGTCCGCCGACGCCGCCGAAGCCGGTCTTCGACCAGCTGATCACGGTTCCGAATCCAACCTTGTGGTATCCGAATAACTCCATCTACGGCAAGCCGTATATGTACAAGGTCTACCACATCGTCAGCGTGAACGGCGTTGTGGTGGACTCGTTCCAGAGCCCGCTGGGCATCCGCACGATTACCTGGGACGCGAACTTCCCTTACTTCAACGGTCATCCGATGTATCTGTGGGGTGGCGCGAGCCGCTACGACTATCCGGCGCTGGGTTCGTCTGTCCCGGATGAGCAGTGGTGGCGCGACATGCAGCAGATTGCCGCGCAGGGTGGAAACGTCTGGCGGCCCGGCCACTCGCCCAGCAGTGAAGAGATGGTGGAGGCGGCCGATGCCTATGGCATCATGATCGACCAGCCCAGCGGGGACGGCGAAAACCATTGGGCTGCCTCTTCGAATCCGTCTGCGGATGATCTTCAGTTGAAGCAGGAGGTGCATCGCGACATGATTATCCGCGATCGCAGCCATCCTTCGATTCTGGACTGGGAAGAAGATAACGGCGGGATGAATCAGTCGCTGGCCGATGAGCTTGCATGCATTGAGACGTCATGGGACAGCATCAATCCGCGGGTGCAGGCGGATCGGACATACTCGCCTTCGTATGCCTTTATGGGTGAGTGCGACGGAGCTGGCTGCGAGACAGGGGTCAAGAATACGAATCCGAATAACCCGTCTTTTGGCGCTGAGTACTGGGACAATATGGGCACCGGCCGCGGCACCCAGACCGGCACCGGGGCCAATACGGTCTACGCCTACGACTATGAGTTGGCCTTTGCGGCTCCGTACTTGAAAGACTGGAGCCAAGGCAAGGCAGCGAATGCCTTTGGCATGGCGCAGTGGTATTTTGCCGATACACCGGGCGAGGATAGTCTTTGGGCAGAGTTTCAAAATCAGCCCAGCATTAACTGGCAGCATCTTGTCCGCAGCCTGGGTTACTCCTCTGTGGATCAGAACCGCTTCCCGCGAATGCTGTACTACATTTACCAGGCGAACTGGATCCCTTACCAGATCCAACCGGTGGTTCGCCTGGCGCATCATTGGAATCGCTCCTACGAGTACACACCTGGAACTCCGATCCAGGAAAATGCCTTCAGCAACTGCCCCAAGGTTCGCCTGTTGATCAACGGCGTGGCGAAGGATCCGGTTACGGGCGCGGTCCTCCAGGATCAGGTCCCCAATCCCTGGACCATCAACTCGAGTGCGGACCTGAGCCAGAGCACTACGGTGATGCCAGGCCAGGTTCACTGGATGGTGAACTGGGCTCCAGGCACGATTACGGCGGAGTGTCTGGACACCAACGACAATGTGGTTCCGAGCAGCCAGTCTCCGAGCGCAGCCCACACGATCACTACGGCCGGGTCCGAGAACAAGATCGTACTCTCGGTTGTTCCCGAGGTGGTCAGGCCGGACGGCACGAGCTTCCAATGGACCTCGAACGGATCAGACGCGGCCTTTGTGATGGCACAGGTGCAGGACGCCAACGGCAATCTTGTACCTACGGCAGTGGACAACGTCACCTTCACCGTGACCGGGCCAGCTGAGTATATGGGCGGCACGCAGCAATTGGTTGCCGATCCCTCGTGGACCAACGACTACCAGGATGATTTCTCGAAGCTTCACAGTAACGATATTGGCGGCTTGCCTTACGGCTTCTTCCACTCGCCTGGCGACCCCGAACTGAACTTCGAGGGAGGATTGCAGAAGATCGCTCTTCGCAGCACGTTCACCCCAGGAACCGTGACCGTGACGGCGACGGCGCAAGGGCTTGTGAGCGGCAGCGCTCAGCTGACCTCGGTCGCGCCGCCGGCTCCTCCGCAGTCGCAGCCGCCAGCGATCATCGTGCCACCGGTCGACACGGCGGTTACGGCTGGTCAACCTGCAACGTTCACCGTTGCTGCCAGCGGTTCGGGAACGCTCAGCTACCAATGGGCTGTGGCTGGAAGTGAGGTTACGGGAGCAACCAGCCCTACCCTGACCATTCCGGCAACCACGATTGCGCAGAACGGCGAGAGTGTGACGGTTACGATTACAAGCAACTTTGGCCAGGTCACTTCAACCCCGGTCACGCTGACGGTAGATGCGCCAGCCAGCGTGGCCATCATCACGCAGCCTGCTTCGCAGACTGCCGTCGTCGGACAGTCGGCAACCTTCACTGTAGCCGCCACCGGTTCGCCCCAGCTCAACTACCAGTGGTTTGAGAATGGAGGGCAAGTCCAAACCGGACCGCAGCCCAGCTACACCACGCCTATTCTGAAGGCGGTTGGAACCGCCAGCATCTATGTCACCGTCAGCAATCCCGTCAACCAGCTTCAATCGGCTACGGCGACGCTCACCATCAATGCTCCGACGCCAGTGAGTATCACCACCCCACCTGCCAATCAGATCGTTGGGGTTAACCAGCCCGTGCAGTTCACCACCGTAGTCGCTGGCTCTGCGCCCTATACGTATCAGTGGCAGTTCACTCCCAAAGGCGGCTCTGCCATCATCCTGGCGAGCAACACGACGAGCTCCAATACTATTAGCTTGCCCAGCTTTCCCATGAGCGCGGCTAACGTTGGCTCGTACACGGTGACGGTAAACAACGCCGCTGCCGCTCCGGTTACAAGCGCCGCGGCGCAACTTACGCTTGCGCCTCCCGGGGTCAATCTGGCACTCGATAAGGTCGCAACCGCGAGCAGCTCGCAAAACGCATGCACGGATCAGACGACAACACCGCCTTTCTCTGGCGCGGGCTGCCTGGGTGCGGAGAACGCGGTTGATGGCAACCAGACTACCCGCTGGGGATCGAAGACCGCAGGCGCGCCACCAACGCCTCCCGTTGTAGGTGTCGATCCGTCATGGCTGCAGGTGGATCTTGGTTCGGTGCAGGCCTTCAACACCGTGATCATTAACTGGGAGAATGCGTACGCGGCGGAGTATCAGATTCAGTACACGAACGCTGATCCTGCGACCAACCCAACCTGGAATGTGGCAATCACCAACAACAATGGAGCGGGCGGTACGGAAACCCTGAACTTCAACACCGTTCAGGCCAGATATATCCGGTTGTTCGCCACGCAGCGTAGCGGTAATTTCGGCTACTCCGTCTATGAGTTCCAGGTCTACAACGTTCCTCAATGCGGTGGCCCGACCGAGCGCTATACCATCAACTCCTCCAACCCAGAGCTCACACTGGTGATGGACAACCTCTCTGGGCTCTCCTGGACTAACACTATTCATACAGATACGACCCCGGGCTCGCAGTTCACCGGAGTGAGTGCCGCTGCGTATTGCAGTAGCATCCATATGCGCATCCCCACCGAGGCCGAAGCGCTTGGCATCAGTGGGAACAATGACGCATCCTGTGCTTTCCCGGGAGTCTGGAGCACCTGGACCTCCAGCGTGGACCCGAATGATGCGACCGAAACGGCGGTCGTCAACTTCGACGGCAGCACTACGTTCAACGTAACCGATAACTTCCCCGGCGCTACCCTATGCACTGTGGCCACGGGCTCGGTTGCGTCAGGGCCTCAGGCTCCCGTTATCGAAACAGAACCACAATCCACGACGGTAGCCGTGGGAGAATCAGCAACGTTCACGGTGTTTGCTGCCGGTACGCCGACACCAAGTTATCAGTGGCTCAGGAACGGCAACGTAATCGCCGGTGCAACAGGCGCTACTTACACCACTCCGCCAACCGTCGCTACTGATAACGGCGCATCCTTCAGCGTGTCGGCAACCAATGGAAGCGGCACTGTAACCAGCAACGCCGCTGTTCTTACTGTGACCAATAACGCCACCGGCGGCGGAGGAGCATGCACCAGTATTCCAACGGCACCGACAGGATTGACGGCGACGGCGACTTCGTCCAGCTCCATTGGGCTGAACTGGATGGCAGTCACCGCACCGACTAACTGCTCAGTCGGCTCTTACAACGTCTATGGCAGCACAACCGCTGGCTTCACTCCGTCTGCCGCTAATCTGCTCGCTGCCGGAGTGACGGGAACGAGCTATTCCAACACCGGCCTCACTGCATCGACGACATACTACTACGTGGTGGAGGCGGTCGACGGGGACGGCGCATCGACGGCCTCGAACCAGTCCAGTGCTATGACAGGGTCCGGAGCTGCGCCTACTACGCCGAACTTTACGATCAATGTCTCGTCGGCATCGCTTCCGGTGACCGCAGGCAGTAGTGGAACAGAGACGATCACGCTGGCGCCGCAAAACGGATTTACCCCAACCGCGGCCGTGAACTTCACCTGCTCTGGTCTGCCCAGCGACGCCACGTGCAGTTTTTCCCCCACTACCATTACGTCGACAGGCGATATGGTCTCGACGTTAACCGTAAACACCACCATGGCATCCTCTACGGCCAGCTATAAATCCAGTCCGTTGCTCCCAGGGTCGGTGTTGGCGGTTGCGCTGTACTTCTTCCGCAGAAGGAAGCGGCGTGATCTGCAACTTCTGCTGCTGGCGGTATGCGTCGCCAGCATGACACTGCTCACGGGGTGCGGCGTACAGCCACCACCACCTCAAATGGCGACTTCAATGATTACTGTCACTGCATCAGCTGGTTCTTTGACTCACACCACGACCTTTTCCCTGGTTGTGGAGACTCCGAACCTTCCTCCGACGTCAGCGAAACTTCAAAACAACCTGAGTCCTTTGCTTCCAGGATCTATGTTGGCAGTTGCGCTGTGTTTTTTTAGCAGGAAGAGACGGTATCGTGTGCAGCTCATGCTGGTGATGTGCGTGTTTGGCATGGCTCTGCTCAGCGGTTGCTCGGCTGGTACTAACGCATCTCCTGCGACGGGAGGCTCTCAATCTGCAGCACCAATACCACCCGCCATTACGGTCCCACCCGCCTCGATCACTGTAACCGCAGGGCAGACGGCCACCTTCAGCGTTACGGCGACAGGCACCGCGCCGCTGACATACCAGTGGCAAAGCAATGGCAGTCCCATCGCCGGAGCGACCGCCGCAACCTATACAACTCCGGCCCTGACGACAAAGAACAACGGCACCAGCTTCGCCGTTGTAGTGACAAATGCAGCCGGTTCCATGACCAGTGCACCTGCAACTCTTACGGTCACCGCAGGCGGCAGTACCGGTTGCGGCGCGGCGCCAAGCATTCCCGGCTCTCCCGTCGCGGCGGCGACTTCCGGCAGCCAGATTGGTCTGAGTTGGAGTGCCAGTTCTGCTGGCTCGTCATGTACCGTAACGTACAACGTGTATCGCAGCACGACGTCCGGCTTTACGCCCGCGTCAGGCAACCTGGTAGCGTCCGGGCAAACAGGAACTTCTTTTATCGATAACGGCCTGACAGCGTCTACCACCTACTTCTATGCAGTCGTAGCAGTGGACGCTGTTGGCAGCTCTGCAGCTTCGACACAGGTAAGTGCGACGACTCTGTCTGCTTCGTCACCCCCCACGCCTTGCACTACCGTCCCTGGGCAGCCTACTGGCTTGGCGGCGAATGCAGCCTCAGTCAGCAGTATCAGCCTGTCCTGGACAGCGGATACTGCTCCGGCTAGCTGCAGCATCACCTATAACGTCTACGCCAGCACCGCGAGCGGCTTTGTCCCGTCGCAGACGAATCTGGTGGCCAGCGGAATCACCTCCAACCTCTACACCAACACTGGTCTGGCTGCGTCCACCACCTACTTCTATGTCATCGAAGCAGTCGATGGGGCGGGCAACTCGGCGCCTTCTGCTCAGGTTCAGGACACGACTACCGCGGCAGCTCTATCGGAGATTATTGCGATTCACTCAGGCGGTCCCGCAGTAAGCAACACCAATGGTGGCGATGCATCGTTTGTTGCCGACGAGTTCTACGACACCGGTGGAACATCGGCCTCAGGTACAGCAGTTTCGGTCGCCGGGGTAATCAACGCTGCTCCGGAAGCGGTGTACCAGACGGAGAGGAATGGCGCATTCAGCTACACAATTCCTGGTCTGCAACCCGGTGCAACCTATACGGTTCTGCTGCACTTCGCGGAGACCTATTTTATGGCTGCTGGCGGCCGCGTCTTCAGTGTCGCGATCAACGGAACCACGGTCCTTCCCAATCTCGATATCTTTCAAGAGGCCGGAGGCCAGAACATCGCTCTGGTCGAACCCTTCACCGCAACAGCGAATCCGCAGGGACAGATTGTCATCAAGTACACAAGAGGGTCCGCGGACCAACCTAAATCCAGCGGCGTCGAAGTACGCGGAGTACCCAGCAGCTGCACCCTTCCACCCGCGGCGGCACCAGCTGGGCTCACCGCGCAAGCAACTTCTCCCAGCATTATTAATCTGTCCTGGCAGACGGTCACGCCTCCTCCGAATTGCCCCGTCACATATAACCTATACGGCAGCACCACGAGCGCGTTTACTCCTTCTGCATCCAATCTCATCGCGAGCGGTCTGACCGACTTGTCTTATTCGAACACCGGGCTCGCAGCCTCCTCGACCTATTACTACGTCGTCGAAGCGGTGGATACAGACGGCGCATCGGTGCCCTCTTCCCAGGTAAGCGCTACGACAAACCCGGCGAACTCTTGTATCTCGGTGCCCACCGTGGCCCCCTCCGGCTTTGCGGCAACTGGTGCCTCTTCGAGCGCCATCGGATTGAGCTGGGCAGCCATTACCCCCCCGGCAAACTGCACCAACATCACCTATAACGTTTACGGCAGCACCACAAGCGGGTTTGTTCCCTCGCTGAGCAACGAGATCGCTGTAGCCCTGGCGAATCCTGTCTTCTTCAACACCAGCCTTCCCGCATCTTCAACCTATTACTACGTTGTTCAGGCCGTGGATGAGGATGGCGTTTCATCACAGTTCTCTCCTCAAGTCAGTGCCACAACACTCGCGCCTCCAACTCAGTTGACAGCGACTGCAACGTCCCCCAATGAGATCGACCTCACGTTCCCTGCAAGCACCGCGCCTGCGCCGGTGACCTACACTATCTACCGCAGCACCACAGCGAACTTCAAGCCATCCGGTACGACCCAGGTTGGCACCACGAAGTCCAATTTTTACAATGACGCCGTAGTCACAGCAGCGACGACCTATTACTACATCGTTCAGGCAAACAGTCCGAACGGCACAGCGACGGTAGGTGGTCCGGTAAGCGCAACATCTCTGGCTCTCGGAAATGCCACGCCATTCTGGGATGCCAGCAACTTGCCGCCAACTGCTGCCGGTGCGGTACTCGTGTTGAAGTTCCTGAACCGGACGAATGGCCAGTACCCTGACGATCAAGTTTTCTGGAGCGCGACGATTAATGGTGTGGTTGTGACAAACTCAATTGCCGCACAGCCTATCTTGCAGCTGCCTTCCGGTGCATCAGGTCGAATCCCTATCTATCTTGGGACACCGAGCCAGAGCGCGAACAGCTACTCTGACTTCCTGGAGTACACCATCGGCCTAGCTGGGAACAGCACGAACACCTACTTCATCAATATGGACACGACCAGAGTCGATAATTTTGGGATCAAAAATGCTTTCCAGCTGACCTGCGGCGACGGCACCAATATTGCGATCGGCGAGAATGCCGGAGCCTTCGCGGAATCACGAGCAAGTACGTTCCAGCGCTATCTCAATGCTGTCCCCGCAAACTTCCAAACACTTGCGCAGGTGCAAGCTCCCTACCGGATTGTCTCTCCGGGTGACGGCGGCTTCGATACCGGTGGACCATACGTGACCTATTACAACGACTGGATCACCCAGTTATACGCCGTGAATGGACTTACCATTACTCCGACGGGAATTCCTAATGGAGATGGCTTGGGCGCCTATCCCGGTATTTCCGCGGCGATCTATCGCCATGTGGGAGGAGTTGCCGGAACCTTCAACCCGGACGGCTCACTCGCGAATCAGGGCTTGTGGGGCAACCCGGATCAGTTCTACCAGACCGAACCCTTCAGCTACTACGGGAAGTTTCTCCATCAGATTGCCATCAACGGGCAGCAATACACCTTCCCCTATGATGACAATGGTGGATACTCCTCCGACGTAAGCTGCAACTCGCCCAAGACGCTTCTCATAGCGATTGGCTGGTAA
- a CDS encoding alginate lyase family protein has product MMTLNRREFCAGVAMATMVVRTRSAWATGGSTGYQIVAQADRSRVLQAAQQYLPMEPVTITAFHTPKSPGGPHDFFSQADYFWPNPKNPDGPYINRDGQSNPENFNDHRKVMIDLSVRMPALTAAWLLTKDHRYAKRSGDHLRSWFVTPETRMNPNLEFSQGVHGVSTGRNYGIIDTLHLVEVARAASFLGPEALSTDDLQSVKRWFREYLSWMKDSEKGKQERATLNNHATCWALQASEFARLVGDEGTRDEIRLWFTEKLLTDQLGMDGSFPKELVRTKPYSYSIFNFDVMAGLAQSLKGSGTDLTIFALPDGRGLCKAAEFLYPFLKDKDKWPYAKDVEHFNALPVRSPGLLFSGLACNRTEYIALWKTLNPDPTDKEIIRNYPIRQPLLWV; this is encoded by the coding sequence ATGATGACACTCAATCGAAGAGAGTTTTGTGCCGGCGTGGCGATGGCGACAATGGTTGTCCGGACACGCTCAGCGTGGGCAACAGGCGGATCTACAGGTTATCAAATAGTGGCGCAAGCCGATCGGAGCCGAGTCCTCCAGGCGGCTCAGCAGTATCTCCCGATGGAGCCGGTGACCATTACGGCATTCCACACCCCCAAGAGTCCTGGTGGCCCGCACGACTTCTTCTCTCAGGCCGACTACTTCTGGCCCAACCCGAAGAACCCCGATGGGCCATATATCAACCGGGACGGCCAAAGTAATCCCGAGAACTTTAACGATCATCGCAAGGTGATGATCGATCTTTCTGTTCGAATGCCGGCTCTTACGGCGGCATGGCTGCTGACGAAAGACCACCGCTACGCGAAGCGGTCTGGCGACCACCTGCGATCCTGGTTCGTGACACCCGAAACTCGGATGAATCCGAACCTCGAGTTTTCCCAGGGAGTGCACGGCGTCTCCACCGGCCGCAACTACGGCATTATCGACACCCTCCATCTGGTTGAGGTGGCGCGGGCCGCAAGCTTTCTGGGTCCCGAAGCGCTCTCTACAGATGACCTGCAGAGCGTGAAGCGATGGTTTCGCGAGTACCTGAGCTGGATGAAAGACAGTGAGAAGGGCAAGCAGGAGCGCGCAACCCTGAACAACCACGCCACCTGCTGGGCCTTGCAGGCTTCGGAGTTTGCACGGCTGGTCGGCGATGAGGGAACCCGCGATGAAATTCGCCTCTGGTTCACGGAAAAACTGCTCACAGATCAACTTGGCATGGATGGTTCTTTTCCGAAAGAGTTGGTTCGTACGAAGCCCTACAGCTACTCCATCTTCAACTTTGATGTGATGGCTGGCTTGGCTCAATCGCTTAAGGGATCAGGGACCGACCTCACCATCTTCGCATTGCCCGATGGCCGAGGACTCTGCAAGGCAGCTGAGTTTCTCTACCCTTTTCTGAAAGATAAAGATAAGTGGCCATACGCGAAAGATGTTGAACACTTCAATGCGCTGCCGGTGCGGTCTCCGGGATTGCTGTTCTCCGGCTTGGCCTGCAATCGCACAGAGTACATCGCGCTCTGGAAGACCCTAAATCCAGATCCGACTGACAAAGAGATCATTCGGAACTATCCGATTCGCCAGCCCCTGCTATGGGTTTGA